From one Streptomyces sp. CA-210063 genomic stretch:
- a CDS encoding SUKH-4 family immunity protein: protein MSQPLPQLPKPEFVLVSIEAPPEVPTQIAVDLRETGIPGGFIGYEYRPLSEPVYFGGIGERGLVAIATSGLFGRIAVDVASGHLVQIPMTESATVSHVNRDLGAFNRSVAAVIARFPFYAEGDEERCEEVAEELRDLVSRIDETALVHDGFWETFCDDVAIGDYADWDG, encoded by the coding sequence GTGAGTCAGCCCCTGCCGCAGTTGCCGAAGCCCGAGTTCGTCTTGGTCTCCATTGAGGCCCCACCCGAGGTGCCCACCCAGATCGCTGTCGATCTCAGGGAGACTGGCATCCCAGGCGGGTTCATCGGATACGAGTACCGGCCGCTGAGCGAGCCGGTGTACTTCGGAGGCATCGGTGAGCGGGGGCTGGTCGCCATCGCGACGAGTGGCCTGTTTGGACGCATCGCCGTCGACGTGGCCAGTGGTCACCTGGTGCAGATTCCCATGACCGAGTCAGCGACAGTCAGTCACGTGAACAGAGACCTCGGCGCCTTCAACCGATCCGTCGCGGCCGTGATCGCACGCTTCCCGTTCTATGCAGAGGGCGACGAGGAGAGATGCGAGGAGGTGGCGGAAGAGCTGCGCGATCTCGTCTCCCGCATCGACGAGACTGCTCTCGTTCACGACGGGTTCTGGGAGACCTTCTGCGACGACGTGGCGATCGGGGACTACGCGGACTGGGATGGGTGA
- a CDS encoding dienelactone hydrolase family protein, which produces MTAITTRTVEYPADGLTMIGHLALPAGIDRRPAVLLGPEGMGLSDVERRRADALAELGYIALAFDLHGGRYLGDPEEMLARCIPLLSDPDRMRGIGHAALDVLRTEPRTDPDRISAIGYGTGGAVGLELGRDGVNLRAIGTVNALTTGRPGEAARIRCPVWAGVGSEDPIMPPAQRNAFTAEMQAAGVDWRLAVYGGALHAFHHPPVDHPTVPGVGYHPQHAQRAWRDVVDLLAECLPVKEDLGA; this is translated from the coding sequence ATGACGGCGATTACGACGCGTACGGTCGAGTACCCGGCGGACGGTTTGACGATGATCGGGCACCTCGCGCTCCCGGCCGGAATCGACCGCCGACCCGCGGTGCTGCTCGGACCAGAGGGCATGGGGCTCAGCGACGTCGAGCGCCGCCGGGCCGATGCTCTCGCCGAGCTGGGATATATAGCGCTGGCCTTCGACCTGCACGGCGGGCGCTATTTGGGCGACCCCGAGGAGATGCTGGCCCGTTGCATACCACTGCTCTCTGATCCCGACCGGATGCGGGGCATCGGCCATGCGGCGCTCGATGTGTTGCGCACCGAACCGCGGACCGACCCCGACCGGATCTCCGCCATCGGCTACGGCACCGGAGGCGCCGTCGGGCTGGAACTCGGGCGCGACGGCGTCAACCTGCGCGCGATCGGGACAGTCAACGCACTGACCACGGGCCGACCGGGCGAGGCAGCGCGCATTCGCTGCCCGGTGTGGGCCGGCGTCGGGTCGGAAGACCCGATCATGCCGCCCGCACAACGGAACGCGTTCACCGCCGAGATGCAGGCCGCAGGCGTCGACTGGCGCCTCGCGGTCTACGGCGGCGCCTTGCACGCCTTCCACCACCCGCCGGTCGACCACCCCACGGTCCCCGGCGTCGGCTACCACCCACAGCACGCGCAGCGAGCCTGGCGCGACGTCGTCGACCTGCTCGCCGAGTGCCTGCCCGTGAAGGAGGATCTGGGGGCATGA
- a CDS encoding phytanoyl-CoA dioxygenase family protein: MTDKNLVTVRSDADLDRVCNLLEQDGAVVVEEFLDPDTRQALWADLGPALEKFGYGDNEFSGHKTKRMSSLFARSRHMAAVALHPLFLGAARRLIQQPVPVWFSGQQVNISPNIQVSATQVIQIWPDEGAQWLHRDDTSHLRPYPAPTTRVQVMVAMTDFTAENGATMTIPGSHRWDDERAPQRDEAVPAEMPAGSALIWLGGLYHGGGRNASTEPRTGLTLSYIAGNMRQEENQYLAVPMDVVREYPEELQRLLGYDVCPPFLGWYESSNPHTLLAERAG; this comes from the coding sequence ATGACCGACAAAAACCTCGTCACGGTCCGCTCCGACGCCGATCTCGACCGAGTCTGCAATCTCCTCGAACAGGATGGTGCAGTCGTCGTGGAGGAGTTCCTGGACCCCGACACCCGACAGGCCCTCTGGGCCGACCTGGGTCCCGCGCTGGAGAAGTTCGGCTACGGCGACAATGAATTCTCCGGCCACAAGACCAAACGGATGTCCTCGCTGTTCGCCCGTAGCCGGCACATGGCCGCCGTTGCGCTGCACCCGTTGTTCCTCGGTGCTGCCCGCCGACTCATTCAGCAGCCCGTGCCGGTGTGGTTCAGCGGTCAGCAGGTGAACATCTCACCCAACATCCAGGTGAGTGCAACCCAGGTGATCCAGATCTGGCCCGACGAGGGTGCGCAGTGGCTGCACCGCGACGATACCTCTCACCTGCGGCCCTACCCCGCGCCCACCACCCGGGTCCAGGTCATGGTCGCGATGACCGATTTCACTGCGGAGAACGGCGCGACCATGACGATCCCGGGAAGTCACCGCTGGGACGACGAGCGGGCACCGCAGCGCGACGAGGCGGTGCCGGCCGAGATGCCGGCCGGATCCGCGCTGATCTGGCTCGGCGGTCTCTATCACGGTGGCGGGCGTAACGCGTCTACCGAGCCGCGTACCGGGCTGACCCTGTCGTATATCGCCGGCAACATGCGACAGGAGGAGAATCAGTATCTGGCGGTGCCGATGGATGTGGTCCGCGAGTACCCCGAAGAGTTGCAGCGTCTGCTGGGCTACGACGTCTGTCCTCCATTCCTCGGCTGGTACGAATCCAGTAACCCGCACACCCTGCTCGCCGAGCGCGCCGGTTGA
- a CDS encoding methionine adenosyltransferase domain-containing protein, whose amino-acid sequence MPVRDGALHVVSDLYIKEVFDLRPRRAHPRPELLRPVYQQTATYGHFGRELPDLK is encoded by the coding sequence GTGCCCGTACGCGATGGCGCTCTCCACGTCGTGAGCGACCTCTACATCAAGGAGGTCTTCGACCTGCGCCCCCGCCGCGCTCATCCGCGACCTGAACTGCTGCGCCCGGTCTACCAGCAGACCGCGACGTACGGGCACTTCGGCCGGGAGCTGCCGGACCTGAAATGA
- a CDS encoding DDE-type integrase/transposase/recombinase — MTPSVTDLVERNFTRHARDQLWVTDITEHPTFEGKVYCAVVLDTFSRRVVGWSIDASPTAALTTNALAMAIGNRSPRPGGTIIHSDHGVQFGSWAFTQRARASGLLMPKARRSCAMS, encoded by the coding sequence GTGACCCCATCCGTCACCGACCTGGTGGAGCGGAACTTCACCCGTCACGCCCGGGACCAGCTATGGGTCACGGACATCACCGAGCACCCCACCTTTGAGGGCAAGGTGTACTGCGCGGTCGTCCTGGACACGTTCTCGCGGCGTGTGGTGGGCTGGTCGATCGACGCCTCACCCACCGCGGCACTGACGACCAACGCCCTGGCCATGGCCATCGGCAACCGTTCCCCGCGGCCGGGTGGCACCATCATCCACTCCGATCACGGAGTGCAGTTCGGGTCCTGGGCGTTCACCCAGCGCGCGAGGGCATCCGGGCTGCTGATGCCGAAGGCGCGGCGGAGTTGCGCCATGTCGTGA
- a CDS encoding TetR/AcrR family transcriptional regulator produces the protein MRYCIRVLGRRPIISKRLTRQESREITRQELLQAAADLFAECGVNGTSVEQIVERAGYTRGAFYGNFDGKQQLILALLEQRTERELAEVQALSANADSFEETIEHLRNWHRERDKNFASWLALRTELWLYGMRDPAVLSVLADRERRSREAMAQALTQGFAARSVTPPAPVELLALIVHALDDGLSIQRVLSAGESPAGGVMDVVDLLMRSWTALARAGTTEPTGPPAPESGTTP, from the coding sequence ATGCGATACTGTATCCGAGTTCTCGGAAGGAGGCCGATCATCAGCAAACGACTCACCCGGCAAGAGAGCCGGGAAATCACGCGCCAGGAGCTGCTGCAGGCAGCTGCCGACCTGTTCGCCGAATGCGGCGTCAACGGCACCTCGGTCGAACAGATCGTGGAACGCGCCGGGTACACCCGGGGCGCCTTCTACGGCAACTTCGACGGCAAGCAACAGCTGATCCTGGCCCTCCTGGAGCAGCGCACCGAGCGGGAACTGGCCGAGGTCCAGGCACTCAGCGCCAACGCCGACTCGTTCGAGGAGACGATCGAGCACCTGCGCAACTGGCACCGCGAGCGGGACAAGAACTTCGCGAGCTGGCTGGCCCTGCGCACCGAGCTGTGGCTCTACGGCATGCGCGATCCGGCAGTGCTGTCCGTGCTGGCCGACCGCGAGCGCCGTTCCCGCGAGGCGATGGCCCAGGCCCTCACGCAGGGTTTCGCCGCCCGCTCGGTCACCCCGCCCGCGCCGGTGGAGCTGCTTGCCCTGATCGTGCACGCCTTGGACGACGGGCTCTCCATCCAGCGCGTGCTCTCGGCCGGCGAGAGCCCGGCCGGGGGCGTCATGGACGTGGTGGATCTGCTGATGCGGTCGTGGACCGCGCTGGCCCGCGCCGGGACCACCGAACCCACCGGTCCGCCCGCCCCGGAGAGCGGCACCACCCCCTGA
- the ccrA gene encoding crotonyl-CoA carboxylase/reductase — translation MQDIISAVLDPDTRPEDFAALPVPESYRAVTLHADEVEMFAGVAAEDRDPRRSVHLDEVAVPQVGPGEALVAVMASSINYNTVWSSLFEPLPTFTFLARYGRRSPLARRHDLPYHVIGSDLSGVVLRTGPGVYAWKPGDEVVAHCLSAELEAPDGHSDTMLDPDQRIWGYETNFGGLAQLALVKANQLMPKPAHLTWEEASTPGLVASTAYRQLVSRNGAQMKQGDNVLIWGASGGVGAFATQFALAGGAKPICVVSSPAKAAVCRAMGAVAVIDRADEGYTFWKDAYTQDPAEWKRFGRRIRELTGGEDPDIVFEHPGRDTFGASVYVTRKGGTIVTCASTSGYRHEYDNRYLWMSLKRIVGSHFANYREAWESNRLITKGKIHPTLSRTYALEHAGQAVDAVYRNRHIGKVGVLALAPHEGLGVRDTAMRDKHLDAINRFRKTESPRDRELV, via the coding sequence ATGCAAGACATCATCAGCGCCGTTCTCGACCCGGACACCAGGCCGGAGGACTTCGCCGCACTGCCGGTTCCGGAGAGCTATCGCGCGGTGACCCTGCACGCGGACGAGGTCGAGATGTTCGCCGGAGTCGCGGCCGAGGACCGCGATCCGCGCCGGTCGGTGCATCTCGACGAGGTCGCCGTTCCCCAGGTCGGGCCCGGCGAGGCGCTGGTGGCGGTGATGGCCAGCTCGATCAACTACAACACCGTGTGGTCGTCGCTGTTCGAGCCGTTGCCGACCTTCACGTTCCTGGCCCGGTACGGCCGCCGCTCACCCCTGGCCCGTCGTCATGACCTGCCCTACCACGTCATCGGCTCCGACCTGTCCGGAGTCGTGCTGCGTACCGGGCCCGGCGTGTATGCGTGGAAGCCCGGCGACGAGGTCGTCGCGCACTGCCTGTCGGCCGAGTTGGAGGCACCCGACGGGCACAGCGACACGATGCTCGACCCGGACCAGCGCATCTGGGGTTACGAGACCAACTTCGGCGGCCTGGCCCAGCTGGCGCTGGTCAAAGCGAACCAGCTGATGCCCAAGCCGGCGCACCTGACATGGGAGGAGGCCAGTACGCCCGGTCTGGTCGCCTCCACCGCGTACCGGCAGCTGGTTTCCCGCAACGGCGCCCAGATGAAGCAGGGCGACAACGTGCTCATCTGGGGCGCATCCGGCGGGGTGGGGGCGTTCGCGACGCAGTTCGCGCTGGCCGGCGGCGCGAAGCCGATCTGCGTGGTGTCCAGCCCGGCCAAGGCCGCCGTCTGCCGGGCGATGGGCGCCGTCGCGGTCATCGACCGTGCCGACGAGGGCTACACGTTCTGGAAGGACGCATACACCCAGGACCCGGCGGAATGGAAAAGGTTCGGCCGCCGGATCCGGGAGCTCACCGGCGGGGAGGATCCCGACATCGTCTTCGAACATCCCGGCCGGGACACCTTCGGCGCCTCGGTGTACGTCACCCGCAAGGGCGGCACCATCGTGACCTGTGCATCCACTTCCGGCTACCGCCACGAGTACGACAACCGCTACCTGTGGATGTCGCTCAAACGGATCGTCGGATCGCATTTCGCCAACTACCGGGAGGCGTGGGAGTCCAACCGCCTCATAACCAAAGGCAAGATCCACCCCACCCTCTCCCGAACGTACGCCCTGGAACACGCCGGTCAGGCAGTCGACGCCGTGTACCGCAACCGGCACATCGGCAAGGTCGGCGTGCTGGCCCTGGCACCGCACGAGGGGCTGGGCGTCCGCGACACCGCGATGCGCGACAAGCATCTCGACGCGATCAACCGCTTCCGGAAGACGGAGTCGCCCCGAGACCGTGAACTCGTATGA
- a CDS encoding DUF3037 domain-containing protein, with product MTTVTPSVLSFDYALLRAVPRVDRSEQINVGALLYCPGADFLGAAVHIDADRLRALDPDIDIDMVTAALDTIRAVCAGGPEGGPAGAGTRGARFGWLTAPRSTVIQTSPVHGGLTTDPAAELKRLMGRLVH from the coding sequence ATGACCACCGTCACGCCGTCCGTCCTCAGCTTCGACTACGCCCTGCTGCGTGCCGTCCCGCGAGTCGACCGCAGCGAGCAGATCAACGTCGGGGCGCTGCTCTACTGCCCCGGTGCGGACTTCCTCGGCGCCGCGGTCCATATCGACGCCGATCGGCTTCGCGCGCTCGACCCCGACATCGACATCGACATGGTCACCGCGGCCCTGGACACCATCCGCGCGGTGTGCGCGGGCGGCCCCGAGGGCGGTCCCGCCGGGGCCGGCACGCGCGGGGCGCGCTTCGGCTGGCTCACCGCACCCCGCAGCACCGTGATCCAGACCAGCCCCGTGCACGGTGGACTCACCACCGATCCGGCCGCCGAGCTCAAACGCCTGATGGGACGGCTCGTGCACTGA
- a CDS encoding cytochrome P450 family protein, producing the protein MTGTFDWTDVEFDLSDVNFVTDREAGERWTGAPRPVCPGRFSDGNDVYVVTRYEAVRSLFADRRVSNHPPEGVHLDSMRRRGVPEELLKYFDSTIMTMVPEDHQRVRSLIDRAFSVRRVKSLRPRIELLADQLLDRMDPEGETDLVAEYAHPISTTVICELLGVDDEYRDQWLKWSEAFTTFVRPDPEILPPALHGMVDTVIRLIGARRAQPGDDLISDLVQVSDETEKLDEVELVALVLVLVQAGLDTVRHSISLSFFNLLTHPDQLELVRTQPENTVRAVRELMRYSGPIKMALPRFAAEPIEIDGVTIPKDGQIQLVVGAANNDPERFTNPRVLDVTRADNPQLSFAAGDHFCPGASLATAETEIALNKLFARFPDVRLAADPDDVGPRFLKAVTRLPVRLV; encoded by the coding sequence GTGACCGGAACATTCGATTGGACGGACGTCGAGTTCGACCTGTCCGACGTCAATTTCGTGACCGACCGCGAGGCGGGGGAACGCTGGACAGGAGCGCCCCGACCGGTGTGCCCGGGCCGCTTCTCCGACGGCAACGACGTCTACGTCGTCACCCGTTACGAGGCGGTCCGCAGCCTGTTCGCCGATCGCCGGGTCAGCAACCACCCGCCGGAGGGCGTCCACCTCGACAGCATGCGCCGCCGCGGCGTGCCCGAGGAACTGCTCAAGTACTTCGACTCGACGATCATGACGATGGTGCCGGAGGACCACCAGCGCGTGCGGTCCCTGATCGACCGGGCGTTCTCGGTGCGCCGGGTCAAGTCCCTGCGCCCCCGGATCGAGTTGCTCGCGGACCAGCTGCTCGACCGGATGGACCCCGAAGGCGAGACGGACCTCGTCGCCGAGTACGCCCACCCGATCTCCACCACGGTCATCTGCGAACTCCTCGGCGTCGACGACGAGTACCGCGACCAGTGGCTGAAGTGGTCCGAGGCGTTCACCACTTTCGTCCGCCCCGACCCGGAGATCCTGCCGCCCGCGCTGCACGGCATGGTCGACACGGTCATCCGGCTGATAGGCGCGCGCCGCGCCCAGCCCGGCGACGACCTGATCTCCGACCTGGTCCAGGTCAGCGACGAGACCGAGAAGCTCGACGAGGTCGAACTCGTCGCTCTGGTCCTGGTTTTGGTGCAGGCCGGCCTCGACACGGTCCGGCACTCGATCTCGCTCAGCTTCTTCAACCTCCTGACCCACCCCGACCAGCTGGAGCTGGTCAGGACGCAGCCGGAGAACACCGTCCGGGCGGTGCGCGAGCTGATGCGCTACTCCGGCCCGATCAAGATGGCCTTGCCGCGCTTCGCCGCGGAGCCGATCGAGATCGACGGGGTGACCATCCCCAAGGACGGCCAGATCCAGCTCGTGGTCGGCGCCGCAAACAACGACCCGGAGCGCTTCACCAACCCGCGCGTCCTCGACGTCACCCGCGCCGACAACCCGCAGCTCAGCTTCGCCGCCGGCGACCACTTCTGCCCCGGGGCGTCGCTGGCCACGGCGGAGACCGAGATCGCGCTGAACAAGCTGTTCGCGCGCTTCCCCGACGTGCGTCTGGCCGCCGACCCCGACGACGTCGGCCCGCGCTTCCTGAAAGCCGTCACACGACTGCCCGTCCGGCTCGTGTGA
- a CDS encoding HipA family kinase, with amino-acid sequence MLQTVLGTQYLTPLREGGSLPGLVEADNDGVYVVKFRGAGQGTAALVAEIVVGELGRRLGIRVPDLVTVDIDPEMARRDPDQEIQELLRASAGENLGMDFLPGSVGYDGVGWEPPAEEAARIYWLDALTANVDRTWSNPNLIIWHRQLWAIDHGAALLFQHSWPAVAAWAERRYDLSQHVLADLVASLDPAVLAKLDAELAETVTAEALTEITALVPDSFLLGMNSVPQDANPADLRQRYVDYLLTRCAGARAWWPEEDA; translated from the coding sequence GTGTTGCAAACAGTATTAGGAACGCAGTACCTGACCCCTCTGCGTGAGGGCGGATCGCTGCCCGGCTTGGTGGAAGCCGACAACGACGGCGTCTACGTCGTGAAGTTCCGTGGCGCCGGCCAGGGCACTGCGGCCCTGGTCGCGGAGATCGTCGTCGGCGAGCTCGGCCGGCGACTCGGCATCCGCGTCCCCGACCTCGTCACCGTCGACATCGACCCGGAGATGGCGCGCCGCGACCCCGACCAGGAGATCCAGGAGCTGCTGCGGGCCAGCGCCGGCGAGAACCTGGGCATGGACTTCCTGCCCGGGTCGGTCGGTTACGACGGTGTCGGGTGGGAGCCGCCCGCCGAGGAGGCCGCCAGGATCTACTGGCTGGACGCGCTGACCGCCAACGTCGACCGCACCTGGTCCAACCCCAACCTGATCATCTGGCACCGCCAGCTCTGGGCCATCGACCACGGTGCCGCACTGCTGTTCCAGCACTCCTGGCCGGCCGTCGCCGCTTGGGCCGAGCGCCGGTACGACCTGTCCCAGCATGTGCTCGCCGACCTGGTCGCCTCCCTCGACCCGGCCGTGCTGGCCAAACTCGACGCCGAGCTCGCCGAGACGGTGACCGCCGAGGCGCTGACCGAGATCACCGCCCTGGTCCCGGACAGCTTCCTGCTGGGCATGAACTCCGTTCCCCAGGACGCGAATCCGGCCGACCTGCGGCAGCGCTACGTGGACTACCTGCTCACCCGATGCGCCGGCGCCCGCGCGTGGTGGCCGGAGGAGGACGCATGA
- a CDS encoding helix-turn-helix domain-containing protein, with product MGHHVEKSTAPTHSLRDVARQLELSRQQAALSYGRLSAMTGYGKSTLHRALTGKRCPWEVAEAIAKACGAKVDEIEREWLAAQSHLSPAPAQPNPDAINTWSDLYSAMKVLLAKSGLSLRQLELRAGSGRLPRTTVNEVLRGHRRPREEMLLDFVRTLDGEGELSTWGAAWQRAHASRSSGWTRSHEPILVTPSARVLSALGDIDMSEVNCFAELVDNAIDAWAADSELMGAIPRISIHFERDAARRRQDIVIIRDNGPGMDRETLTSAVALSWVGRARQAGLGLGFNIATARLGRYITVRSAKIDSPAWTVLTIDLLGMSQSGKWDLPVMTQEKIESDDHGTEITIRGLREPWQESKGGALRRHLGDLYSYPIRSGMLAIEVNGRQVGPRQPCIWGETRSVSRRGGPVGAMVKIDVPLSDAALCLDCQHSNPANSEACSWCGNSGLMVQRRKVWGWIGVQRYLDSSDYGIDFIRNGRKILRRDKSLFSWEDPDTHSSQLEYPLEVPGNRGRIVGEVHCDHVPVSYRKDDFNRDSAEWRAVVGIVRGEGPLRPLYGRKYGYPVNDSPLAVIFRAFYRNDPGLKCLIPGDGMRAIHSQAAEWARLFHGGVPEYQSDEAWYRAAQVHDQIRTSGGSGLEPPAHEIGGLI from the coding sequence ATGGGGCATCACGTTGAGAAATCGACGGCTCCAACGCACAGTTTGCGCGATGTGGCGCGACAGCTAGAGCTGTCGCGCCAGCAAGCTGCGCTTTCTTATGGCCGGCTGTCCGCGATGACCGGATATGGCAAGTCTACTTTGCACCGGGCTTTGACCGGTAAACGCTGTCCGTGGGAAGTCGCCGAAGCCATCGCGAAAGCGTGCGGAGCGAAGGTAGACGAAATAGAGAGGGAATGGCTTGCGGCACAGAGTCATCTTTCGCCGGCACCGGCTCAGCCTAACCCTGACGCAATCAATACGTGGAGTGATCTCTACTCGGCAATGAAAGTGCTGCTGGCCAAAAGTGGGTTAAGCCTGCGGCAACTTGAACTTCGGGCAGGTTCGGGAAGGTTACCGAGAACCACAGTGAACGAGGTCCTGCGAGGTCATCGTCGGCCTCGCGAGGAAATGCTGCTCGATTTCGTCCGAACACTGGATGGAGAAGGCGAATTATCCACGTGGGGGGCGGCTTGGCAGAGGGCCCACGCCAGCCGCAGTAGCGGCTGGACACGATCGCACGAGCCGATTCTCGTCACACCCTCAGCCCGCGTTCTGAGCGCCCTGGGAGACATCGACATGAGCGAGGTGAACTGCTTTGCCGAGCTAGTGGATAACGCCATTGATGCCTGGGCGGCTGACAGCGAATTGATGGGCGCAATACCTAGGATATCGATCCATTTCGAGAGGGATGCCGCGCGGCGCCGGCAGGACATAGTTATCATCCGGGACAACGGCCCAGGAATGGATCGCGAAACTCTGACGAGCGCCGTGGCCCTATCGTGGGTGGGGCGCGCCAGGCAGGCAGGGTTGGGCCTGGGCTTCAACATAGCCACTGCCCGGCTAGGGCGGTACATCACAGTCCGAAGCGCCAAGATCGACAGCCCTGCGTGGACGGTACTTACGATCGATCTCTTAGGCATGAGTCAAAGCGGTAAATGGGATTTGCCGGTGATGACCCAGGAGAAAATCGAGTCGGACGACCATGGCACCGAAATCACGATCAGAGGCCTGCGGGAACCTTGGCAGGAATCCAAGGGGGGCGCGCTACGGAGACATTTGGGGGATCTGTATAGCTATCCGATCAGATCGGGCATGTTGGCGATCGAGGTGAACGGGCGTCAGGTGGGACCTCGCCAGCCCTGCATCTGGGGAGAAACTCGCTCGGTCTCTAGGCGTGGCGGGCCCGTCGGCGCGATGGTGAAAATCGACGTGCCGCTTAGCGATGCAGCGCTTTGCCTCGATTGCCAACACTCCAACCCGGCGAACTCGGAAGCGTGTTCGTGGTGTGGGAATTCCGGCCTCATGGTACAGCGGCGGAAAGTGTGGGGTTGGATTGGCGTCCAGCGATATCTGGACTCAAGCGATTACGGGATCGATTTCATACGCAACGGTCGGAAGATTCTCAGGCGCGACAAGAGCCTCTTCAGCTGGGAGGATCCGGATACGCATAGCAGTCAACTGGAATATCCGTTGGAAGTTCCCGGGAATCGGGGGCGGATCGTTGGAGAGGTTCACTGTGACCACGTCCCTGTGAGTTACAGAAAGGACGACTTCAATCGTGATAGCGCCGAGTGGCGAGCAGTTGTGGGCATCGTGCGCGGCGAAGGTCCTTTGAGGCCACTTTACGGCCGAAAGTATGGTTATCCAGTGAACGATAGTCCGCTGGCTGTAATCTTCAGGGCGTTTTATCGCAATGATCCGGGCCTCAAATGTCTAATTCCTGGCGACGGGATGAGGGCGATTCACTCGCAGGCTGCCGAATGGGCGCGTCTCTTTCATGGCGGAGTGCCGGAATATCAAAGTGATGAAGCGTGGTACCGGGCGGCTCAAGTGCATGATCAGATTCGTACTTCGGGAGGATCCGGCCTGGAACCCCCTGCTCATGAGATCGGTGGGTTGATCTGA
- a CDS encoding nucleotidyltransferase domain-containing protein has product MTADDVLFVLALLRQAKADVWIGGGWGIDSLIGEQTRDHRDLDLMHRQDQENAVLTALQEAGFVETLNWRPIRFVVTAPDGREIDLHPLVFADDGSAVQASPEPERPFTYPSSCFVTGTIHGTPVPCLSAEQQVYFHQGYEPSERDRHDMAQLRRAFGISSPDALARWVNAQDPNCTP; this is encoded by the coding sequence ATGACAGCTGACGACGTGTTGTTCGTCCTCGCCCTGCTACGACAGGCGAAGGCGGACGTCTGGATCGGCGGAGGATGGGGGATCGACTCTCTGATCGGCGAGCAGACGCGAGACCACCGCGACCTGGACCTGATGCACCGCCAGGACCAGGAAAACGCCGTGTTGACTGCCCTCCAGGAGGCCGGTTTCGTTGAGACCCTGAACTGGAGGCCCATCCGATTCGTCGTGACGGCACCGGACGGACGAGAGATCGACCTCCACCCGCTGGTCTTCGCCGACGACGGCTCAGCAGTGCAGGCATCACCCGAACCCGAGCGTCCCTTCACCTACCCGTCCTCATGCTTCGTGACAGGCACCATCCACGGGACGCCAGTCCCGTGCTTGTCCGCCGAACAGCAGGTCTACTTCCACCAGGGCTACGAGCCCTCGGAACGCGATCGTCACGACATGGCGCAACTCCGCCGCGCCTTCGGCATCAGCAGCCCGGATGCCCTCGCGCGCTGGGTGAACGCCCAGGACCCGAACTGCACTCCGTGA